The DNA sequence GATCTGCCGCCATTTGGGGTGTTTCTTACGCGCTTCTGCAGGAATGTTTTGCTCATCCAGGACTTTGGCGTAGTCTGAAATAGCGGCTTCTGCATTCTGTAACTGACGTTCTAACTGTTCTCTGCGTAAAGACATTGTCTTCCCATGTCCCTTTTGATGTAGTATTGACCGTTTATCTCTGGAAGGGGTTCGGCCCCTTACTATGCGCAAAATAATTGACTTCCCAAGGCCGGCAGCCAAAGGAACGAGAATTCTAACAAGATCAGCCCGGATTTGACAACGGTCAGGGGACGTAACCTGATGTATTGTCCTGTTTTTTGCTCAAAATGTTGCAATTGAACATGTTAGCAGCATTGATCGGAGCCCGATTCAGGGGAGATCCACACTGAGAGCCGCTCGGGAGGCTGGTTCCACATTGAGGCTGTTGTGGACCTGTCTGACCCCCTGGATGCGGCTCACTGACTCCTGAGCCAGCTGTTTCTCATAATAGCTGCTGACAATTCCGGTCAAGTAGACCTGTTCCTGTTCGACTCGATATTGCACATTCTGACGAGAAGCCAGACTGGTTTGCGATATGGCATGGCTGATCAGCTCATTCAACTGATGGGCGCGGTCAATGCTGATGTGTTGCGACATGGGAGACCAATACTTTAAGGATTTTAGAAATTTCACCTTATCCTTATACATGCTTCTCATCCTGAGGTTAGAAATGGGTGCAATCAGTTCATGCACTCTTTGACTGTTCGGCTGATTGATTTTTCCCCAATCAGGAAAAAGATGAGGAATGCAAGGGTTCCGTAAAGCTGGTCAGGAATCAGGATTAGAATCAGAAAAACAGGTACGAAAGGACCTGGTCAGGAGGGAGATCTCCCCCACGCTCCGGTTACGTACATGTGATCACCCGACGTTCCGGGCTTTTCTGACAGTGAGGTGTT is a window from the Gimesia benthica genome containing:
- a CDS encoding BON domain-containing protein — its product is MYKDKVKFLKSLKYWSPMSQHISIDRAHQLNELISHAISQTSLASRQNVQYRVEQEQVYLTGIVSSYYEKQLAQESVSRIQGVRQVHNSLNVEPASRAALSVDLP